In Xiphophorus hellerii strain 12219 chromosome 4, Xiphophorus_hellerii-4.1, whole genome shotgun sequence, a single genomic region encodes these proteins:
- the homer2 gene encoding homer protein homolog 2 isoform X3, which produces MGEQPIYTTRAHVFQIDPSTKKNWVPASKQAVTVSYFYDSTRNSYRIISVDGSKVIINSTITPNMTFTKTSQKFGQWADSRANTVFGLGFASEQQLTKFAEKFQEVKDAAKLAKDKSQEKGDTLSNHSQQESGRETPSANQAQSFNGTDDEKISFSPEAAQLKSENERLKSVVEQSNTTAKKYETELQTLKESNARLVDSLQESSANVESWKKELTACQEESDTLRKKIAELESECNEANQEKQKNAQLTVRVKELEAELQEKEQELENLRRQAEIIPQLMGECESITAKLKW; this is translated from the exons GGAGCAGCCGATCTACACCACCAGGGCCCATGTGTTCCAAATCGATCCAAGCACCAAGAAGAACTGGGTTCCTGCCAGCAAGCAGGCCGTCACCGTCTCTTATTTTTACGACAGCACACGCAACAGCTATCGCATTATCAGCGTGGATGGATCCAAG GTTATTATCAACAGCACAATAACACCCAACATGACTTTCACCAAGACGTCCCAGAAGTTTGGCCAGTGGGCGGACAGCAGGGCCAACACAGTGTTTGGACTGGGATTTGCTTCAGAGCAACAGCTGACAAAg tTTGCTGAGAAGTTCCAGGAAGTAAAAGACGCAGCCAAGTTGGCAAAGGACAAATCGCAAGAAAAGGGGGACACGTTGAGCAACCACTCCCAG CAGGAGTCTGGACGGGAGACTCCTTCAGCAAACCAGGCGCAGAGCTTTAATGGGACAGATGATGAGAAAATCTCCTTCAGTCCAGAGGCCGCTCAGCTGAAGAGTGAAAATGAACGCCTCAAAAGCGTCGTGGAGCAGAG CAACACCACCGCTAAGAAGTACGAAACGGAGCTTCAGACTTTAAAGGAAAGTAATGCCAGACTGGTGGATTCACTGCAGGAGTCTTCAGCTAATGTGGAAAGCTGGAAGAAGGAGCTTACTGCCTGTCAAGAAGAGAGCGACACTCTGAGGAAAAAG ATTGCAGAACTGGAGTCCGAGTGCAACGAAGCCAATcaggaaaagcagaaaaacgCCCAGCTGACCGTTCGGGTGAAGGAGCTGGAGGCAGAGCTGCAGGAGAAGGAGCAG gAGCTGGAGAATCTGAGGAGGCAGGCAGAGATAATCCCTCAGTTGATGGGAGAGTGTGAGAGCATCACTGCAAAACTGAAG